A window of the Emys orbicularis isolate rEmyOrb1 chromosome 1, rEmyOrb1.hap1, whole genome shotgun sequence genome harbors these coding sequences:
- the LOC135883796 gene encoding olfactory receptor 52E4-like: protein MQETPFCLRVGHLLPYSMSDSNTTDFTNPSSFILLGIPGLEGAHVWISIPFCTMYTIAVLGNFTILFIVKRELSLHGPMYYFLCMLAITDLVVSTSILPKMLSIFWFNSREIDFSACLTQTYFIHCFSVMESGFFVAMALDRYVAICDPLRHSTILTNPVVARIGLVVVLRGGMLALPFLFLARQWTYCRTNIIPHTYCEHMAVVKLACADIRVSIYYGLFLVFSGIGLDVFFITVSYTQILRAIFNLPTKDARLKTFGTCGSHLCAILAFYTPALFSFLTQWFGHNIPEHFHILTANVYLLLPPTLNPIIYGVRNKQIRDRLLRLFTHKGT from the coding sequence ATGCAGGAGACACCgttctgcctcagagttggacaccttctcccctactccatgtcagattccaacacaaccgacttcaccaacccctccagcttcatcctgctgggcattcctggcctggagggggcccatgtctggatctccatccccttctgcaccatgtacaCCATAGCcgtcttggggaacttcaccatcctgttcatcgtGAAGAGGGAGCTGAGCCTCCatgggcccatgtactatttcctctgcatgctggccatcacCGACCTGGTCGTGTCTACATCCATTctgcccaaaatgctgagcatcttctggttcaattccagggagatcgatTTCAGTGCCTGTCTCACCCAGACTtacttcattcactgcttctCAGTGATGGAGTCTGGGTTTTTCGTGGCCATGGCTTTggatcgctacgtggccatctgtgatcccctgagacattcaaCTATCCTGACAAATCCCGTGGTGGCCAGGATTGGGCTGGTTGTGGTGCTGCGCGGCGGCATGCTCGCACTGCCCTTTCTCTTCCTGGCGAGGCAGTGgacatattgcagaaccaacatcatcccccacacatactgtgagcacatggccgtggtgaagctggcctgcgctGACATCCGCGTCAGTATTTACTATGGCCTCTTTTTGGTATTCTCTGGGATTGGTCTGGATGTATTTTTTATCACCGTGTCCTatacccagatcctcagggccatcttcaatctccccacaaaggacgcccggctcaagacttttgggacctgcggctcccacctctgtgccatcTTAGCCTTTTACACCCcagctctcttctccttcctcacgCAATGGTTTGGCCACAATATACCCGAGCATTTTCACATTCTCACAGCCAACGTgtacctcctgctgccccccacgctaaaccccatcatctacgggGTGAGGAACAAACAGatccgggacaggctgctccGGCTCTTTACTCATAAAGGGACCTAA